Proteins encoded within one genomic window of Hevea brasiliensis isolate MT/VB/25A 57/8 chromosome 8, ASM3005281v1, whole genome shotgun sequence:
- the LOC131182245 gene encoding pentatricopeptide repeat-containing protein At5g66520-like, giving the protein MFANKPVPLLSFTTKASYSQFSTAIFHPFFSSLRANPSLFQTKQAHAHIIISGLAGNASLMGHLLTILALSPSTPFDYSQSIYQTITNPNVFASNNMIRCFAKSESPLKSVLFYSSMLRNCVRPNNYSFTFLLQACGKGIGFNEGVQLHGHVVKLGFGEDVYVRNALIHLYSSCCKVESSKKVFDESPHNRDVITWNAMLAGFARDGRVDVVESMFDEMPERDVISWNTMIMAYVHNGKLEEGLECFRRMRGIGLIPNEATLVTVLSASAQLGLIEHGRLVQSIIDSLNIPLTVTLGTALLDMYAKCGCIEQSRLLFDKMPQRDISTWNVMICGMASHGRGKEAIALFERFLNEGIRPVNVTFIGVLNACSRAGLVKEGKRYFKLMTDNYGIEPEMEHYGCMVDLLGRAGLVSEAIEMIENKVVSPNPVLWATLLCACRIHGLIELGENIGNKLIELDPSYDGHYVQLANIYAKSRKWDEVIRVRRLMAERNTNKIAGWSLIETQGRVHQFVAGDRKHERSLEIHKMLEVIETRVAEAGYVPNLSSVLHDIGEEEKENAIRVHSERLAIAFGFLVIGAGDCIRIVKNLRVCTDCHEVSKIISRVFEREIIVRDGSRFHHFKEGKCSCLDYW; this is encoded by the coding sequence ATGTTTGCTAATAAACCAGTACCTCTTCTCTCCTTCACAACCAAAGCTTCCTATTCTCAATTCTCCACCGCTATATTTCACCCATTTTTCTCTTCTTTGCGGGCTAATCCTTCACTCTTCCAGACCAAGCAAGCCCATGCCCACATCATCATCTCTGGCCTCGCCGGCAATGCGTCTCTCATGGGTCATCTCCTCACCATCCTCGCTCTGTCTCCATCAACCCCATTTGATTATTCTCAGTCAATTTATCAAACAATCACAAACCCAAATGTTTTCGCCTCCAATAACATGATCAGGTGCTTTGCAAAGAGCGAATCTCCTCTGAAATCTGTTCTTTTTTACTCATCGATGTTGAGAAATTGTGTAAGACCCAATAATTATAGTTTCACTTTTCTTTTGCAAGCTTGTGGAAAGGGAATAGGTTTCAATGAAGGGGTTCAGCTTCATGGTCATGTGGTGAAGCTTGGATTTGGTGAGGATGTATACGTGAGGAATGCTTTGATTCATTTGTATTCTTCTTGTTGTAAGGTTGAGAGTTCAAAAAAGGTGTTTGATGAGAGTCCACATAACCGTGATGTTATTACTTGGAATGCTATGTTGGCGGGGTTTGCAAGAGATGGAAGAGTTGATGTCGTGGAGAGTATGTTTGATGAAATGCCCGAAAGAGATGTCATCTCGTGGAATACTATGATTATGGCTTATGTGCATAATGGGAAGCTTGAAGAAGGTTTAGAGTGCTTCAGAAGAATGAGAGGGATTGGGTTAATTCCAAATGAAGCCACATTGGTGACGGTACTCTCGGCTTCAGCGCAATTGGGTTTAATTGAACACGGTCGGTtggttcaatcaattatagattcATTGAATATTCCACTGACAGTTACTCTTGGGACAGCCCTTCTTGACATGTATGCAAAATGTGGGTGCATTGAACAGTCTAGGCTTCTATTTGACAAAATGCCCCAAAGAGATATTTCCACATGGAATGTCATGATTTGTGGTATGGCCTCACACGGTCGTGGAAAAGAAGCTATTGCACTCTTTGAGAGGTTCCTAAATGAAGGAATACGTCCCGTGAATGTTACCTTCATTGGTGTTTTAAACGCTTGTAGTCGAGCAGGTTTGGTCAAGGAGGGCAAGCGTTATTTTAAGTTGATGACTGACAATTATGGCATTGAGCCTGAGATGGAGCATTATGGCTGCATGGTTGATCTCTTGGGTCGAGCTGGTTTAGTATCTGAGGCTATTGAAATGATTGAGAACAAAGTTGTCTCGCCAAACCCAGTATTGTGGGCAACTCTTCTTTGTGCTTGTAGGATTCATGGATTAATTGAATTGGGTGAAAATATAGGGAATAAATTGATAGAATTGGATCCATCATATGATGGACATTATGTACAACTAGCTAATATTTATGCCAAGTCTAGGAAATGGGATGAGGTAATAAGAGTTCGAAGATTGATGGCTGAAAGGAACACCAATAAAATTGCAGGTTGGAGCTTGATTGAAACCCAGGGAAGAGTCCACCAATTTGTCGCTGGAGACAGAAAACATGAGCGTTCACTAGAGATACACAAAATGCTTGAAGTAATAGAAACTCGTGTAGCTGAAGCTGGCTATGTTCCTAATCTATCCTCAGTTTTACATGACATTGGGGAGGAAGAGAAAGAGAACGCAATTAGGGTGCACAGTGAGAGGTTGGCAATTGCTTTTGGTTTTTTAGTAATCGGAGCTGGGGATTGCATTCGAATTGTAAAGAACCTGAGGGTATGTACAGATTGTCACGAGGTGAGCAAGATCATATCTAGAGTGTTTGAGAGGGAGATCATAGTGAGAGATGGGAGCAGATTTCATCATTTTAAGGAGGGGAAATGTTCATGCCTTGATTATTGGTAG
- the LOC131182473 gene encoding uncharacterized protein LOC131182473: protein MHPPLALHMHPMCAEIIEQFQQCHLDHPIGKFFGKCTDLKIKLDRCFREEKAVTRKANFEQSKKLKERLQTLRKEAAERSPEEKNFM, encoded by the exons ATGCATCCTCCTTTGGCATTGCATATGCATCCAATGTGTGCTGAA ATTATTGAACAATTCCAACAGTGTCATTTGGACCATCCCATTGGAAAATTCTTTGGCAAATGTACAGACCTCAAAATAAAGCTTGATCGATGTTTTCGGGAGGAA AAAGCTGTGACGCGGAAGGCAAATTTTGAACAGAGTAAGAAACTTAAAGAAAGGCTTCAGACATTAAGGAAGGAAGCCGCTGAGAGAAGCCCTGAGGAGAAGAATTTTATGTGA
- the LOC131182246 gene encoding protein FAR1-RELATED SEQUENCE 11-like: MRNMMSEEAGQMLVVYDDPSDQRSVSLDDTSSTEESPDKTRLSLETTNDAIPYIGQRFATHDAAYEFYSEFARRCGFSIRRHRTEGKDGVGKGLTRRYFVCHRAGNTPVKASNESKPQRNRKSSRCGCQAYMRISKATEIGMPEWRVTGFANHHNHELLEPNQVRFLPAYRTISDADKSRILMFAKTGISVQQMMRLMELEKCVEPGYLPFTEKDVRNLIQSFRKLDPEEESIDLLRMCRNIKEKDPNFKFEYTLDSNNRLENIAWSYASSIQSYDIFGDAVVFDTTHRLTAFDMPLGIWVGVNNYGMPCFFGCVLLREENLRLLSWALKAFLGFMNGKAPQTILTDQNMCLKEAIAMEMPTTKHALCIWMTVAKFPSWFNAVLGERYTEWKAEFHRLYNLESIEDFELGWRDMVNSFGLHNNRHLANLYTLRTLWALPYLRSHFFAGMTAAGYSKSINAFIQRFLSAQTRLAHFVEQVAVAVDFKDQAAEQQTMQQNLQNICLKTGAPMESHAATVLTPYAFSKLQEQLVLANHYASFQMEDGFLVRHHTKLEGGRKVYWVPREGIISCSCHQFEFSGILCRHALRVLSTGNCFQIPERYLPTRWSRISTSPAKLLHGSPNDHGERVQLLQNLVSTLITESTKSKERLDIATEQVSILLSRIREQPVPSHGVREIASTHHNI; encoded by the exons ATGAGAAACATGATGTCTGAAGAGGCTGGACAGATGCTTGTGGTTTATGATGATCCCTCAGACCAACGATCTGTGTCTTTGGATGATACCAGTAGCACGGAAGAATCACCTGATAAAACCAGACTTTCACTAGAAACTACTAATGATGCAATTCCATACATTGGGCAGAGGTTTGCTACCCATGATGCAGCTTATGAATTCTACAGTGAATTTGCGAGGCGATGTGGATTCTCAATCCGCCGTCATCGCACAGAAGGAAAGGATGGGGTTGGCAAAGGACTCACCAGACGTTATTTTGTCTGTCACCGAGCTGGAAATACTCCTGTCAAAGCCTCAAATGAGAGCAAGCCCCAAAGGAACAGAAAATCCTCCCGGTGTGGGTGTCAAGCATATATGAGGATAAGCAAGGCCACAGAGATAGGGATGCCAGAATGGCGTGTCACAGGTTTTGCAAATCACCATAATCATGAACTCCTAGAACCAAATCAGGTCCGTTTCCTTCCTGCATATCGAACCATATCAGATGCAGACAAAAGCAGAATCCTCATGTTTGCCAAAACAGGAATTTCAGTGCAGCAAATGATGAGGCTCATGGAGCTTGaaaaatgtgtggagccaggatactTGCCATTTACTGAGAAGGACGTGAggaatttgattcagtctttcaGGAAATTAGATCCGGAGGAAGAGAGCATAGACTTGTTAAGAATGTGCAGAAACATAAAAGAGAAAGACCCGAACTTTAAATTTGAATACACACTTGATTCAAACAATAGGTTAGAGAATATAGCTTGGTCATATGCATCATCAATCCAGTCATATGATATCTTTGGTGATGCAGTGGTATTTGATACAACACATCGCCTGACTGCATTTGACATGCCTCTTGGGATATGGGTTGGAGTGAATAATTATGGAATGCCATGTTTCTTCGGTTGTGTGCTTTTACGAGAGGAAAATTTGAGGTTATTATCGTGGGCATTGAAG GCATTCTTAGGGTTTATGAATGGGAAGGCTCCACAAACAATTCTAACTGACCAAAATATGTGCCTCAAAGAAGCAATagcaatggagatgccaacaacaAAACATGCTCTTTGCATATGGATGACTGTGGCAAAGTTTCCATCCTGGTTTAATGCTGTTCTGGGAGAACGTTATACTGAGTGGAAGGCAGAGTTCCATCGACTCTATAACCTGGAGTCAATTGAGGATTTTGAGCTGGGTTGGAGGGACATGGTTAATTCTTTTGGGCTGCACAATAATAGGCACCTTGCCAACTTGTATACCTTGCGCACTCTTTGGGCATTACCATACTTGAGAAGCCATTTCTTTGCAGGAATGACTGCAGCTGGTTATTCAAAATCAATTAATGCTTTCATACAACGATTTCTGAGCGCACAGACTCGGCTTGCACACTTTGTGGAACAA GTTGCTGTTGCTGTAGATTTTAAAGATCAAGCTGCTGAACAGCAAACAATGCAGCAGAATCTCCAAAACATATGCCTAAAAACAGGGGCACCTATGGAATCCCATGCTGCCACAGTCCTTACGCCATATGCCTTCTCTAAGCTCCAGGAACAACTTGTTTTGGCTAACCACTATGCATCATTCCAGATGGAAGATGGGTTTCTTGTGAGACACCATACTAAACTTGAGGGAGGCCGGAAAGTATATTGGGTTCCTAGGGAAGGCATCATTAGTTGCAGCTGCCATCAGTTTGAGTTCTCTGGAATTCTTTGTCGGCATGCTCTCCGAGTTCTTTCCACAGGAAATTGTTTTCAGATTCCAGAAAGGTATCTCCCCACCCGTTGGAGTAGAATCAGCACAAGTCCAGCGAAACTTCTTCACGGTTCTCCAAACGATCACGGAGAAAGGGTACAGTTATTGCAGAACTTGGTATCAACTCTAATAACTGAATCTACCAAGTCAAAAGAAAGGCTGGACATTGCTACTGAGCAAGTTTCCATCCTCTTATCTCGCATCAGGGAGCAGCCAGTTCCATCACATGGTGTGAGAGAGATCGCATCTACTCATCACAATATTTAG